The following proteins are encoded in a genomic region of Gimesia algae:
- a CDS encoding ISNCY family transposase: MRKSYSNQLRLDSVPIEQVELNLESRDRIVPILRALQFLYSDRRLVDDILQWIAADVNGDSRTDTGRTGMEYWHICVLAAVRLGCNFTYDQLQDLAENHRKLRAVMGVGDCDDRPFKWRTIRNNIRLLRPETIARINQAIVSAGHSFDPTAIEKVRADSFVMETNIHYPTESSLLYDGLRKIIPQCVRLAEAHGVNGWRQYAHLLKKIKQLNRDINRIATKKGPRYKKRLQPLYRELLQKADILTQRARDLCLVTGQRLPEIADLFGPNTLQALILRTERVADTTRRRIIHGEAVANSDKLFSIFEPHTQLYKRGKAGQPMQFGRQVLVFEDAAGFIVRAVLMKRDEGDKQVAVRETKSLQNDFQNGVKRLSFDRGFHSPDNQRELSELVDHLCLPRTGVKQSAVQLVQADDEFRSAQQNHSGVESMIGALQSGNAMKRCRDRSEIGFERYMQLGILGRNLHTLGRMLIARENQNAAAAHSRRKAA, encoded by the coding sequence ATGCGAAAATCATACTCGAATCAGCTGCGACTGGACAGCGTTCCGATCGAACAGGTGGAGTTAAATCTGGAATCGCGGGATCGCATCGTTCCCATTCTTCGCGCTCTGCAGTTCCTGTATTCGGACCGCAGGCTTGTCGATGACATTCTGCAGTGGATCGCCGCCGACGTTAACGGTGACAGTCGCACCGACACAGGTCGAACGGGGATGGAATACTGGCATATCTGTGTGCTGGCAGCCGTGCGACTGGGTTGCAACTTCACCTACGATCAATTGCAGGACCTTGCTGAAAATCACCGCAAGCTGCGCGCCGTCATGGGAGTCGGCGACTGCGATGACAGGCCCTTCAAATGGCGAACCATCCGCAACAACATTCGACTCCTGCGACCGGAAACCATCGCACGCATCAACCAGGCCATCGTCAGTGCAGGACACTCGTTTGATCCCACTGCGATCGAAAAGGTCCGCGCCGATTCGTTCGTGATGGAAACGAACATTCATTATCCCACGGAAAGCAGTTTGCTGTACGACGGGCTGCGGAAAATCATTCCTCAGTGCGTGAGGCTGGCCGAAGCACATGGCGTGAACGGATGGCGTCAGTATGCTCACCTCTTGAAAAAAATCAAACAACTCAATCGAGACATCAATCGCATCGCGACAAAGAAAGGCCCCCGCTACAAAAAGCGGCTCCAGCCGCTTTACCGCGAACTCCTGCAGAAAGCGGACATCTTGACGCAGCGTGCGCGCGACCTCTGCCTGGTCACGGGCCAGCGATTACCGGAGATCGCCGACCTGTTCGGGCCGAACACGCTGCAGGCGTTGATCCTACGCACAGAACGCGTCGCGGACACGACCCGGCGACGTATCATCCACGGCGAAGCAGTTGCCAACAGCGACAAGCTCTTCAGTATTTTCGAGCCGCACACTCAGCTTTACAAACGTGGCAAAGCCGGTCAGCCGATGCAGTTTGGTCGACAGGTTCTGGTATTCGAAGATGCGGCTGGCTTCATTGTGCGCGCCGTTTTGATGAAACGCGATGAAGGCGACAAACAAGTGGCAGTCCGTGAAACGAAGTCTTTGCAAAATGACTTTCAAAACGGTGTGAAGCGTCTGTCGTTCGACCGTGGATTTCATTCGCCCGACAACCAGAGAGAATTGTCTGAGCTTGTCGATCATCTGTGTCTTCCCAGAACCGGCGTCAAGCAGTCGGCGGTTCAACTGGTCCAGGCCGATGACGAGTTTCGATCGGCTCAGCAGAATCATTCGGGAGTGGAATCAATGATCGGAGCGTTGCAGAGCGGGAACGCGATGAAGCGATGTCGCGACCGTTCGGAGATCGGTTTTGAACGCTACATGCAACTGGGTATTCTGGGGCGAAACCTGCACACGCTCGGTCGGATGCTCATCGCCCGGGAGAACCAAAACGCGGCCGCCGCTCACAGTCGCCGCAAAGCGGCCTGA
- a CDS encoding polysaccharide deacetylase family protein, with translation MDFLNHLKTDSNFTLSRRSFMRSAIAATLGLQTCKLTASESQVTPKAQIAITFDLEMSRQYPRREMMEWDFQKGNLNQETKTYSLKAAELASGLNGTIHYFCVGRVLEQEDVQWLKTISELGHPIGNHTYDHVNVWATDPEKTQFRFQRSPWLLGGKTADQVIRQNIRLTTEAMKQRLNISPDGFRTPGGSSTALDDREDLQKMLLAEGFSWVSSKYPRHKYSLPKTEPDNEIYQSILSAQNEAQPYVYPSGLVEIPMGPISDVGAFRTSHWKLKYFLKSVELCIQQAIEQGGVYDFLCHPSIMYVEDPHFETIKLICKLVNQSGGRAELVGLSDIAKRVPRNQS, from the coding sequence ATGGACTTTCTAAATCATTTAAAAACGGATTCCAATTTCACACTATCACGCCGCTCTTTCATGAGATCAGCCATTGCCGCCACTCTTGGTTTGCAGACATGTAAATTGACAGCCTCTGAATCCCAGGTTACCCCAAAAGCACAAATCGCAATTACCTTTGATCTGGAAATGAGTCGTCAGTATCCGCGACGCGAAATGATGGAATGGGATTTTCAAAAAGGGAATCTGAACCAGGAAACGAAAACCTATTCATTAAAGGCGGCTGAACTTGCATCCGGTTTAAATGGGACCATTCATTATTTTTGTGTGGGACGCGTTCTGGAACAGGAAGATGTCCAATGGTTGAAAACCATCTCTGAGCTGGGACACCCGATTGGCAATCATACTTATGATCATGTCAATGTCTGGGCAACTGATCCTGAGAAAACACAATTTCGTTTTCAGCGTTCTCCCTGGTTGTTGGGTGGAAAGACAGCTGATCAGGTCATTCGTCAAAATATTCGCCTGACGACGGAAGCGATGAAACAACGTCTGAATATTTCACCTGATGGATTCCGGACACCAGGGGGATCCAGTACGGCATTGGATGATCGCGAAGATTTACAAAAAATGCTTCTGGCGGAAGGATTCTCCTGGGTCAGTTCCAAATATCCCAGACACAAATACAGTCTTCCCAAGACGGAACCAGACAACGAAATATATCAGTCTATCCTCTCAGCACAGAATGAAGCTCAACCTTATGTTTATCCTTCTGGTCTGGTTGAAATTCCGATGGGCCCCATCAGCGATGTCGGAGCATTTCGTACGAGTCACTGGAAGTTGAAATATTTTCTGAAGTCGGTCGAACTCTGCATTCAACAGGCGATCGAGCAGGGAGGCGTTTACGATTTCTTATGCCACCCATCAATCATGTATGTCGAAGATCCTCACTTTGAGACAATCAAATTAATCTGCAAACTGGTCAACCAGTCGGGAGGTCGGGCAGAGCTGGTTGGTTTAAGCGACATTGCAAAACGTGTGCCTCGGAACCAGTCTTGA
- a CDS encoding ParB N-terminal domain-containing protein: MKDRISSFRRIKASLLKRNARNWREHTESQETALRAILNEVGFASACLVRDCKNGTYELIDGHLRADIAEDERVPCLILNVTKKEADKILATFDVLTTMARTDQLALERLIGTISTESEAVQELFDSIKIKNLELQEMCEAEDETQLLVDSYRILIDCENESEQVTLLKRFKKEGIKCRAWIS, encoded by the coding sequence TTGAAAGATCGAATCAGCAGTTTCAGACGCATCAAAGCATCTCTTTTAAAAAGAAATGCCAGGAACTGGCGTGAGCATACAGAATCACAGGAAACGGCATTACGCGCCATTCTAAATGAAGTCGGATTTGCATCCGCATGTCTGGTTCGTGATTGTAAGAATGGAACTTATGAACTGATTGATGGGCATTTACGGGCTGATATAGCAGAAGACGAACGCGTCCCTTGCCTGATTTTGAACGTCACTAAAAAAGAAGCTGACAAAATTCTGGCAACCTTTGATGTCCTTACTACTATGGCGAGAACAGATCAGCTTGCACTTGAGCGCCTGATCGGAACCATTTCGACAGAATCTGAAGCAGTACAAGAACTATTTGATTCCATTAAAATTAAAAATCTGGAATTACAGGAAATGTGTGAAGCAGAAGACGAGACTCAACTACTGGTTGATTCATACCGTATTTTAATTGACTGTGAAAACGAATCTGAGCAGGTCACCTTATTAAAGCGATTCAAAAAAGAGGGGATTAAATGCCGCGCCTGGATTTCGTAA
- a CDS encoding PIG-L deacetylase family protein, with protein sequence MKLNFEQERILAVVAHPDDAELLCAGTLARAHQEGAIIGICVLCQGDKGQPDPPLENLVEMRQQEMRSAAKLISAELFLGEQPDGGLFDSLGMRRSLTEIMRQFSPTLVLCHSQADYHADHRAASVITEAATWFSASAGNKTHAPALARPPVLWWMDTVNMTSFDPHFYIDVSDFVEMKISMLKCHQSQLQRGKDSSFSPLQELMIQQYSARGAQSGVIAAEAFQTHSAWKRCAAW encoded by the coding sequence ATGAAACTGAACTTCGAACAGGAACGAATTCTTGCCGTGGTGGCTCATCCAGATGATGCCGAGCTGTTGTGTGCTGGCACACTGGCACGTGCACATCAAGAAGGTGCCATAATTGGTATCTGCGTACTCTGTCAGGGAGATAAAGGACAGCCAGATCCTCCGCTGGAAAATCTGGTAGAGATGAGACAGCAGGAAATGCGGTCTGCAGCCAAACTAATTAGCGCGGAGTTGTTTTTGGGAGAGCAACCGGATGGTGGCCTGTTTGACAGTCTTGGCATGCGCAGAAGTCTAACCGAGATCATGCGACAGTTTTCACCCACACTCGTGTTGTGTCATTCTCAAGCAGACTATCATGCAGATCATCGGGCAGCCTCGGTGATCACAGAAGCTGCTACCTGGTTTAGTGCTTCAGCAGGTAACAAAACACATGCACCTGCCCTGGCAAGACCACCTGTACTCTGGTGGATGGATACGGTCAATATGACCTCATTTGATCCGCATTTTTACATCGATGTCAGTGATTTTGTGGAAATGAAAATTTCAATGCTAAAATGTCACCAGAGCCAGTTACAACGTGGGAAGGATTCCAGCTTCTCTCCACTGCAAGAATTGATGATTCAGCAATACAGTGCACGCGGTGCTCAATCTGGAGTAATCGCTGCTGAAGCATTTCAGACACATTCAGCATGGAAACGCTGCGCAGCCTGGTGA
- a CDS encoding trypsin-like serine peptidase — MRTLTILFVLMMASVVQAQALAVRTTETECTSNGCRQLIGTGACAYVGDIESRSVFLTAAHNVNNAKTIHVGYNGQWWGARVVHKQYQSDVDYAIIETQSIKATKCFKVAEAYPAHGVDAVAYGYSNGVYNLRSLRAKIRVTRNGRYFSKIVAKGDSGGPILVNGRVVGIISGHDYQNTIYTDGVLIRRQLIQIYGKLPGCGCEPLIVEETPETPPADSGDLTALQGEVTKLRAQIDQLAKTQIPVQIIGADGKVVTEQKYPLGNPIKLRFKAVKK; from the coding sequence ATGAGAACACTCACAATTCTATTTGTGCTGATGATGGCTTCCGTTGTGCAGGCGCAGGCGTTGGCGGTTCGGACGACTGAAACCGAATGTACTTCCAATGGTTGCCGGCAATTGATCGGAACCGGAGCCTGTGCCTACGTGGGGGATATTGAGAGCCGTTCTGTCTTCCTCACAGCAGCTCACAACGTCAATAACGCTAAAACCATCCATGTGGGCTACAACGGGCAATGGTGGGGTGCCAGAGTCGTTCACAAGCAGTATCAGTCGGATGTTGATTACGCGATCATTGAAACCCAGAGTATCAAGGCCACGAAATGCTTTAAGGTGGCAGAAGCCTACCCTGCACATGGTGTTGATGCGGTCGCCTATGGTTATTCAAACGGCGTTTATAACCTGCGGTCGTTACGGGCCAAGATTCGTGTGACTCGCAACGGTCGGTATTTCTCCAAGATTGTTGCTAAGGGTGATTCAGGCGGGCCGATTCTGGTGAACGGTCGGGTGGTTGGCATCATCAGCGGGCATGACTACCAGAACACGATTTATACGGATGGTGTGTTGATCCGGCGGCAGTTGATCCAGATCTATGGGAAATTGCCCGGGTGTGGTTGCGAGCCGTTAATTGTTGAGGAAACACCGGAGACACCACCAGCAGACAGCGGCGATCTAACAGCCCTGCAGGGTGAAGTGACCAAACTCAGGGCACAGATAGACCAGTTGGCGAAAACACAGATACCCGTGCAGATCATTGGGGCAGACGGGAAAGTAGTTACAGAGCAGAAGTACCCGCTTGGTAATCCTATCAAGCTACGTTTTAAGGCCGTTAAGAAGTGA
- a CDS encoding sulfatase-like hydrolase/transferase, with product MNKIMVKYWFAVPMRFMGLGLFLFIYQFVQFSHIVSAAIKSEKPNVIIIFTDDQGSVDLNCYGTKDLMTPHMDSIARRGIRFTQFYASAPVCSPSRAGMLTGRFPARAGVPGNVSSHHGKSGMPAEQVTIAEMMQQAGYQTAHIGKWHLGYTPETMPNGQGFETSFGHMGGCIDNYSHFFYWNGSNRHDLWKNGKEVWHDGAFFPDLMVEQCQNYLRQVSDKPFFLYWAINVPHYPLQGKEKWRKAYAHLPSPRDKYAAFVSTMDDCIGKVLATLDECQLREKTIIIFQSDHGHSQEERTFGGGGSAGPYRGAKFSLFEGGIRVPAMISWPGTIAEGEVRDQLATGCDWLPTISALTGAPLPAHQLDGKNLKAVIESAEAVSPHDNFYWQIGKSWAIREGHWKLLGNPRDTSNQTPLGKDDQIFLVDLSKDIGEKNNLATRYPEKVDHLRKIYNQYQKSLSE from the coding sequence ATGAATAAGATCATGGTGAAATATTGGTTTGCTGTTCCAATGCGTTTCATGGGCCTTGGATTATTCCTCTTCATTTACCAGTTCGTACAGTTCTCCCATATCGTGTCAGCCGCCATCAAGTCTGAGAAACCAAACGTGATTATCATTTTTACGGATGACCAGGGATCGGTCGACCTGAACTGTTATGGAACGAAAGATCTGATGACGCCTCACATGGATTCTATTGCTCGGCGTGGAATTCGTTTCACACAGTTTTATGCCTCTGCGCCGGTCTGTTCTCCCTCTCGAGCGGGCATGCTCACGGGCAGGTTTCCTGCAAGAGCTGGAGTTCCTGGAAATGTGTCATCACATCACGGTAAGAGCGGCATGCCTGCTGAACAAGTCACGATTGCAGAGATGATGCAACAGGCAGGGTATCAAACAGCTCATATCGGGAAATGGCATTTGGGTTATACACCAGAAACGATGCCCAATGGACAAGGGTTCGAGACTTCATTCGGGCATATGGGTGGCTGCATCGACAACTACTCGCACTTCTTCTACTGGAACGGTTCAAACCGTCACGACTTGTGGAAAAACGGTAAGGAAGTCTGGCATGATGGTGCATTTTTTCCTGATCTGATGGTAGAACAGTGTCAGAATTATCTCCGACAGGTGAGTGACAAACCTTTTTTTTTGTATTGGGCCATCAATGTTCCTCACTACCCACTACAGGGAAAGGAAAAATGGAGAAAAGCCTATGCACACCTGCCTTCACCTCGTGATAAATATGCGGCATTTGTTTCAACCATGGATGACTGTATTGGTAAAGTATTAGCAACGCTCGACGAATGCCAGCTTCGAGAAAAGACAATTATTATCTTTCAGTCCGACCATGGGCACTCCCAGGAAGAACGAACGTTTGGAGGCGGTGGCAGTGCAGGCCCTTATCGTGGAGCAAAATTCAGCCTGTTTGAAGGAGGAATTCGCGTGCCAGCCATGATCTCGTGGCCGGGTACGATTGCAGAGGGAGAGGTGCGAGATCAACTGGCAACCGGATGTGACTGGTTGCCTACCATTTCTGCTTTAACAGGTGCACCATTGCCCGCGCATCAACTGGATGGAAAAAACCTGAAGGCAGTGATTGAGTCTGCTGAGGCAGTGAGCCCACATGATAATTTTTACTGGCAGATTGGCAAAAGCTGGGCAATACGTGAAGGTCACTGGAAGTTACTGGGGAACCCACGTGACACTAGTAACCAGACACCATTGGGGAAAGACGATCAGATATTTCTGGTTGATCTTTCTAAAGATATAGGTGAAAAAAATAATCTTGCTACCCGATATCCAGAAAAGGTAGATCACCTCAGGAAGATTTATAATCAATACCAGAAATCACTGTCTGAATAA
- a CDS encoding transaldolase family protein, which yields MKLFLDSAITDEIKHSIEYWNLDGLTTNPKHIKNSGKPFLRVVEEIADLFAGTDKPVSVEVDPHLTDWEQIVEQGTKLSEMSPNFVVKVGASENGFKAIRELTQLGIRTNATLIFSVSQAWHAARAGAYFISPFIGWKETYGDSPTTFIHEVAEMLERHEYDSQIIAAAIRNSCQIADVALAGAHCVTAGLAVYQESMQNPYTVHGEKVFQDAWDATPSDE from the coding sequence ATGAAGTTGTTTCTGGATAGTGCTATTACAGATGAGATCAAACATAGCATTGAATATTGGAACCTGGATGGCCTGACTACCAACCCCAAACATATTAAAAATTCAGGCAAGCCATTTTTAAGAGTCGTTGAAGAAATTGCAGACCTGTTTGCTGGAACAGATAAACCGGTCAGCGTCGAAGTCGATCCGCATCTCACTGATTGGGAGCAGATTGTAGAACAGGGTACGAAGCTTTCTGAAATGTCTCCTAATTTTGTCGTCAAAGTCGGTGCCAGTGAGAATGGGTTTAAAGCGATTCGAGAACTCACTCAATTAGGAATCAGGACTAACGCGACATTGATATTCTCTGTTTCTCAAGCATGGCATGCTGCGCGTGCTGGCGCTTACTTTATCAGCCCCTTCATCGGTTGGAAGGAAACATACGGCGATTCACCCACGACTTTTATTCATGAAGTAGCTGAAATGCTGGAACGTCACGAGTATGATTCGCAAATCATTGCAGCCGCCATCCGGAACAGCTGCCAGATTGCAGATGTCGCACTTGCTGGTGCTCATTGTGTAACTGCCGGTCTTGCCGTATATCAGGAGAGCATGCAGAACCCTTACACTGTTCATGGAGAAAAAGTGTTTCAGGATGCCTGGGATGCAACGCCCTCTGACGAATAG
- a CDS encoding 6-phosphogluconolactonase, which produces MTNHFPDYLEISRHELATGTSVKLSVVKDMPNIAQHMAKSMLQVIDSAKEKGKPATLIVPVGPVDQYPILADMLNQQQYSIKDVMLINMDEYLTDDDQWVDLTHPLSFRGYMNRKFYDLLNPDLAPLPENRICPDPDDVGAIPYLIDQRGGIDACFGGIGINGHIAFNEPPEANLTISPEEFAQLPTRNLDLTRETRTINSVTVGGEISIIPWRAVTIGMKEILSAAEQHFYCNRIWQSSVVRRVLHGPVTSACPASLLRTHPAASLTVTEYVADPPDIRLR; this is translated from the coding sequence ATGACGAATCACTTCCCAGATTATCTGGAGATCAGCCGACATGAATTGGCGACGGGGACTTCTGTCAAGCTCTCTGTTGTCAAAGACATGCCGAATATTGCACAACATATGGCGAAATCCATGCTGCAAGTGATTGATTCTGCGAAAGAGAAGGGAAAGCCGGCAACACTCATAGTTCCAGTGGGACCCGTCGATCAATATCCTATCCTGGCTGATATGCTGAATCAGCAACAATATTCTATTAAAGATGTGATGTTGATTAACATGGACGAATATCTGACAGATGATGATCAATGGGTCGATCTGACTCATCCGCTCAGTTTTCGAGGGTATATGAATCGAAAGTTTTATGATCTGCTGAACCCGGACCTGGCCCCCTTACCTGAAAATCGAATCTGTCCAGATCCTGACGATGTCGGTGCCATTCCATATTTAATTGACCAGCGGGGAGGAATTGATGCCTGCTTTGGCGGAATCGGAATCAATGGGCACATTGCATTCAATGAACCTCCGGAAGCCAATCTAACAATCAGTCCTGAAGAATTTGCACAGTTGCCGACTCGGAATCTTGACTTAACCCGTGAGACACGTACCATCAATTCTGTAACTGTGGGCGGCGAAATATCGATCATCCCCTGGCGGGCTGTCACAATTGGCATGAAAGAAATTTTATCCGCAGCAGAACAGCATTTTTATTGCAATCGGATCTGGCAAAGCTCTGTTGTCCGCAGAGTCTTGCACGGCCCTGTCACCAGTGCCTGCCCCGCATCCCTTCTGCGAACTCACCCTGCTGCCTCTCTCACCGTTACCGAATATGTAGCTGATCCTCCAGATATCCGTCTTCGCTGA
- a CDS encoding response regulator codes for MKVLIVDDIGYSCHYYARLVEKIGFAAITASSGYEAIKLLQTDNEIHVVLTDLIMSGMDGVDLFQQAQQLERYSDSGAVAHPQFILMTAVRPVKNPQDKNFQRIKLANELGFSKIMFKPLDQNELKQELNDMSLNVIHSTEGETVLDLYSPTQKVRQSVREIVEADNKEAASEFLKILLEEIANLKKYLKTS; via the coding sequence ATGAAAGTTTTAATTGTCGACGATATAGGATATTCCTGTCATTATTATGCGCGACTCGTTGAAAAAATAGGTTTCGCTGCAATTACAGCTTCTTCTGGGTATGAAGCGATCAAATTACTGCAGACCGATAATGAAATTCATGTCGTACTGACCGACCTGATCATGAGTGGTATGGATGGCGTCGATTTGTTTCAGCAGGCGCAGCAGTTGGAGCGATACTCAGACAGCGGTGCGGTTGCACATCCGCAATTCATTCTGATGACAGCTGTCAGACCTGTCAAAAACCCACAAGATAAGAATTTCCAGAGAATCAAGCTGGCGAATGAACTCGGTTTTTCTAAAATCATGTTTAAGCCCCTCGACCAGAATGAATTAAAGCAAGAACTGAATGACATGTCACTGAATGTGATTCATTCCACAGAAGGTGAAACGGTTCTGGATCTTTATTCGCCGACTCAAAAAGTCAGGCAGTCAGTCAGAGAAATTGTAGAAGCTGATAATAAAGAGGCGGCTTCGGAGTTTCTTAAAATCTTGCTGGAAGAAATTGCCAACTTAAAGAAATATCTGAAAACATCCTGA
- a CDS encoding ABC transporter ATP-binding protein yields MPIEKDEWNVGLIVGPSGCGKTSIARECFKNEIVGEFNWYQQKSIIDSFPDEMGIKEIATLLSSVGFSSPPSWLRPFHALSNGEQFRVSMARAMAELPGLVVVDEFSSVIDRTVARIGSCAIAKTVRKRGQQFVAVSCHFDIIEWLDPDWIYLPATNEFRWRSERQSRPPVTLEIINVHRKAWELFRKHHYLDSTIQKSANCFVALVDGQPAAFTAVIHFPHKQSPSFREHRTVCLPEFQGIGIGNALSEYIASLYACRKKYTSVTGHPAMIQQRAKSKNWMMTRKPSGVSRQKGLEKNGKRRIASSSGRITAGFLYCGPRREKEAREFGLI; encoded by the coding sequence ATGCCGATCGAAAAAGATGAGTGGAATGTAGGTCTGATAGTCGGCCCGTCAGGTTGTGGAAAAACATCCATCGCCAGGGAATGCTTCAAGAATGAGATAGTCGGCGAATTTAACTGGTATCAGCAGAAAAGTATAATTGATTCCTTTCCAGATGAGATGGGGATAAAAGAGATCGCTACTCTGCTTTCTTCAGTTGGATTTTCTTCTCCTCCCAGCTGGTTAAGACCCTTCCATGCTCTGTCAAACGGAGAGCAGTTTCGAGTGTCTATGGCGAGAGCAATGGCTGAACTACCAGGGTTGGTTGTCGTGGATGAATTTTCTTCCGTCATTGATCGGACCGTTGCAAGAATTGGAAGTTGTGCCATTGCCAAAACTGTTCGAAAGCGGGGACAGCAGTTTGTTGCCGTCAGTTGCCATTTTGATATTATCGAATGGTTAGATCCAGACTGGATCTATTTGCCCGCGACCAATGAATTTCGATGGAGGTCTGAAAGGCAATCGCGACCTCCTGTCACACTCGAAATTATTAACGTGCATCGAAAAGCGTGGGAATTGTTCCGCAAGCATCACTATCTAGATTCTACAATTCAGAAATCAGCAAATTGTTTTGTGGCATTAGTCGATGGTCAGCCGGCAGCGTTTACTGCCGTCATTCATTTTCCTCACAAGCAATCCCCTTCCTTTCGTGAACATCGCACCGTATGTCTTCCCGAATTTCAGGGAATAGGAATCGGAAACGCACTCAGCGAATACATAGCCTCTCTTTATGCCTGCCGGAAAAAATACACAAGTGTAACAGGCCATCCCGCTATGATTCAGCAGAGAGCAAAATCAAAAAATTGGATGATGACGCGTAAACCCTCTGGGGTCTCTCGTCAGAAGGGATTGGAAAAAAACGGAAAACGTCGCATCGCATCCAGTTCTGGGAGAATAACTGCAGGATTCCTTTATTGTGGCCCCAGGCGCGAGAAAGAAGCACGGGAATTTGGCCTGATCTGA